In Colletotrichum higginsianum IMI 349063 chromosome 1, whole genome shotgun sequence, the DNA window GCCTTGTGGTTTGTTACATCGTTGAGCAGACTTGAAAAGCACAACTGACTGCTTAGCTACTTCTACAGCAATCGCATCTACAAGGATAGGTTCAAAAGGTCAATGCAGCCTGACCTGCTCATAATGCGATTCAAAAATGATCTAATGGTGCGTTGAGTCCCGCCAACGCCCACGAAAGGCGTCAGTCAAGCGACTGCCGTTCCCGATCTGACCGGATGGTGTTGCATCTTAgtccggggccggggccttCGATATTCATCGGTCCTCGCCCGGCGTGATGCATGCCTGAAGCTCGGACCAGGTCCGACACTGGCGCCCAGCGATCGCCGTCCCCCGCCGAACGAGTACCTTATGCTGGTTGCGCTCGGTCTGCGGCTGCCCGCGCGCGTCAGCTTTGCCATTTGCACCCAAACACTGTCTTTCGACGCGTCTATACAAGCGGGAAAGAGCCCTCAAGCTCTCATACAATCCACCACAGATCATACGCTCATCAACTTCGAGCCGCCACCCGTACGCCCGGGTTACAATTGACGCACTTCCATAACGGAAATTACAAAACACAACTAGTCTCATCCCTGTCCTTCTGTGAAAGGATGGCCCCGTCggacaagaagctcgagacGGCGCTTCTCGACACGGTTCGCGATGTCTACAAGACGGATTTAGATAACCTCACCGTGAACTTTATCCGAAAACGCGTCGAGTCGGACCTCGAACTCGAAGCTGGATTCTTTTCGTCGGGAAAGTGGAAGGACAAGAGCAAGAAGCTAGTAAAGGAGCTTGCAGTGAGTACCATCCGTCCCTGGCACGCGCGCACCATCGTCCTTATACCCTGGCTGACTGACGTTGATGCAGACCGCGCTCATGGAGGGCAATGCCGACCCCGATCCCGAGTCCGAGGAAGACGCGAGCGCGAAGCCAAAGAAGACCGGCAAACGTCAATCTGCCGATACCTCACCACCCGCGAAACGTAGGAAACGGGCATCTGCTcaaaaggaggaggatctTGAAGACAGCGGCATAGAGAGCGATAAGCCCGAGCCCAAGTCCAAACCCAAGCCCAAACCAAAGAAGGCGGCGCCACgaaagaagaagcaggaTACCCCCGTTATTGATTCGGACTCCGAGCCAAGCCCCGTCAAGTCAAACCCGTCCAAAGCTCGTAACGGACGTGCAAGCAAGATTGAGGACAGTGGCTCGGATGACCTTAGCTCCCCGCCAGACAGTGATGAGGACGCTCTCGAAAGTCAAAAGGCGGAAACAGAAGATGAGAAGCCCAAGGCGCCCCTGGAGAAGGAGGTTACAGCTTCTGTTGACACAAAGGAAGACAAGCCAACCGGAAAGAACCCCCAAGTCACCACTGAGAGGAAGGATGAGGTGAAGCCTGCGATGGACGACACAAGTAGTGAGCTGTCCGACGTGATAGATGAGCCGCCCAAACCGAAacgcaagaagaaggaagccGGAGCTGGCAGCAAGGCGCCCAAGCCGAAGAAGGCATCTGCAGCTCCGGAGAACcccgacgatgccgaagTCAAGAAACTGCAATCTCAGCTGGTCAAGTGTGGCATTCGCAAGATTTGGGGATTCGAGCTGAAGCAATACGGGGACGATACCAAAGCCAAGATCAGGCATCTCAGAGAATTGCTCAAGGACATCGGCATGGACGGCCGCTTCTCCGAGGCCAAGGCTAAGGAAATCAAGGAGCGTAGAGAGCTTGAAGCAGATCTGGAGGCAGTCCAAGAGATGAATGCAAACTGGGGCGCGGGTGGCCGATCATCGAGAAGCAAGGCGCGCGGGCAGCCGGCGCTGAAGAAGGCCACGGAGGACGATGTTTCCGTTCCTGAAAATGACAAGCaaaacgacgacgatgacgacgaggagcaggaggcACACATTCCCTCACGTGCGCGTGGCAAGGCGCGAGCAGACCTTGCGTTCCTGGGagatgatgacgaggagTCAGACTGATGTCGATATCGTGAAAATCGGGGAGTCTTGCAGCTATTCACGGAGCATCACTTGGCTGATTGCACATGTTGCAGGTTGTATTATATATGCCGCGGCGCGTAATGTCCATTTGAGGCGCCATCGCGGAATGTCGGTCGAGGTGGCGGGGGTCGCCATCAGCGCATTATACTATCGAACTGCTGTGGGGTTTTCGAGAAAACTATTTTGTTCACCTGTCCTGTTTTAGCTTCGTGTCTTCACCCTCAAGCgggcctctctctctcaggCTGACGGGAGTCCACCCGCCGGTTCCTCGGAACATACAGGCTTGCTTTTCTCCAAAAAGCTGGAGACAGGAACACAGCTGCACGCCTCTCTAAACGCACCAGTTAGATAACGGTATGACCGCTTCGGTCGCAGGGTATGTGACTGGTGCGAGAAGACAACCAAAGAGGGGGAAGCGTGGGTTCTTGGGCAAACCACGCTGACGCTCCCACGCTCCCAATGCCTGCTCAGAGCCAGAGCTCCGCGTCTCCAATTTACCCCGCCGCGAGCAGGAAGCCCCCCCGCATTGGCCGTCATTTCCTTCAGTGATGCtttcccctccatcccctccatcccctcgttcaacccacccacccacctcTGGGCCACTGCACGGCCAGCAAGCGCAAACACAAGCAATAATAGCCTGAATTGCATGTTTCGCCATGTCATCCAGTGACGAGAGAGCCGGTTGCGCTCCATACCATAAAGGGGCAAGATTCCCTCTTTCAAAGCACTCTGTGATTTCGAGctcacctcgtcgtcgtaaTCTTCCGCCTCGAACTTGGTAGCCGATCAACACAACACTCCCCAGGATCACTCCTCTCTTTTCCAAATTCACCCGCCGCCAAAAGGCCATCGCGCATCCTCCTCACAATGGCCGACGCCCCTTTTGAGTTCTTGCCCCTGGGCGCCATCCTCCAGTCCTTCAAGGTCAAGGGAGTCAACATTGTGCAGGGTTTCCCGACCCAGGAGCTCTACGAGAAGCACAACTCGCCCTACTTTGGCGTCACCGTTGGCCGCGTCGCGAACCGCCTCGAATCGGCCCAGCTCAAGTCGctcaacggcggcaagacgTACAAGctggccgccaacgacgggGCCAACAATCTCCATGGCGGCCTCAAGCCCTGGAGCTCCCTTATCTGGGACGGCCCCAAGCCCGTCGGCGTGCGCGAGATCCccggcgtcgatggcctcgagggtGGCGAGAGCGTCGAGTTCTCGCTCACGAGCcccgatggcgacgagggctTCCCCGGCACTGTTAAGGTCAAGGTCACCTACACTGCAGGCACACAAAAGGTCGACGGCAAGGAGGTTTCCGTCCTGGGCATGGAGTACGAGGCGCAACTTGTGGACGGCGCTGACGAGACGGCCATCAACATGACAAACCACTCCTACTTCAACCTCACAGGTGACCAGACCTTTGCCGGCACCGTCGCGACGCTGGCGACCAACGCCCACCTCCCACGCGAGAACGGCATCCCCACGGGCGGTCCCGTGTCGTTCCCCGGCATTGAGGGCGGCAAACCGTTCGAGCTGGGTGTCGACGGCCCCGCGGTGGACGACTGCTTCGTCGTCACTGGGGAGCCCGGATCCGTGCCCATCGACACGCGCGGCGAGGCGCTGAAGCTGCATGTGCACGCGCGGCACCCCAAGAACGGGGTCAACCTCGAGGTCTTAAGCACAGAGCCCGCGTTCCAATTCTACACGGGCGAGGGTATCGACGTGCCGGCTGTCGGGGGCACGCCGGCGCGAGGCAAGAGGAGCGGGTTCTGCGTCGAACCGAGTCGGTGGGTCAACGCGATCAACGTGCCCGAGTGGAAGGACCAGATGCTGttgaagaagggggagacGTACGGTACGCGCATTGTGTACAAGGCCTGGAGTGAGTAGGAGGGCGTTGTCAGAGTTGGAACTTGCCTAGTGTGGATGGTTTTGTTTCATggaaataatagtatttgAGAATGATATCAGTGTCAACGTTTGCATACCAATTTACCTATATCGTAAAAAGGATAGATCCTAACCAGCCCTCTCACAGCTGACCAGTACCAAATCTACTTATAAACAACCTTCTTCTACTTAGTGCAGCTTCAGTGAAGCCCATGCATGCCCCCTGTCTTTTTGCAGTTTGTTCATCCACCCCCACACAGATAAGTCGTGTGATGTTAGTATCAGTTGTTTGGCTATGCAGCTTGTTTCTGTCATGAGTGTCTGTACTACGGAATGCAGCTGATTTGACCGATCTGACCATGTACCTGGGTAGCTGAAAGTAAACAAAGATgggatgaagacgaggtcCATGGCCTGTGCAGTTCACCGAGAGGCTCTAGCTTTTATCTTAGCGTCCTGGTTTTGGGCTTATCACACCAGCCAGCGTAAACAGTCTCAGCAGGTGCAGGGGAATTCTGTCTTTGGGGCCCATCCAAGTTTGTGTTCTCCTTCCTCAAAGAACGTACCTAACCTAAGGAAGGACCGACCACACCTAAAGTGTAACTGCCGGGCTTTTGCCCACAACCCAGATTGATCGATCAATCACTTGATCAAAGACTCTACAACTGACAGCAACactttccttctccttctacTTTGCCGACGTTACAACACACTTCATGCATCTCACTTATTGATCAACACATACGGCCGGCACCTTGGATCGCCTGACTGGTCTTTATCAAAAGCCTGACCAAGTCAGGAGTCACAGAAGACCGGGCCCAATTACCGCCGCCAACAGCAACATTTCAATCATGACCGAACCCTTCTCGAACCCAACTACGACGCCGAAGCGCAAGCGAGACGAACATGTTCCGTTATCTCCGATATACACTACCTCGAAATTCTCCTTCCAACTTCCCGATGCTAagagcgacgaggacggaaGTGCGAGCCCTCACAGCAAGGTCGTCCACAAGTTTCGTGGCCTGGCACTGAGTGGCGGcgctggtggtggtagtggtgggGGCGGGGTAGCCCAACAACATACTCGAGAGCAACAGAACCGAGAGGGTCCATACGACCCGACGCGTGACGACCGGCACGACGGAtacagcgacgacggcccgTTCGCAAGTCGCAAAAGAGCCAAGGTCCCCGAGCTGGAGATgaaggacgccgacgccgacgccgacgccgcagAACCCTTTGTCATTCCGGACCCCGATGTCAAGAGTGACCCGGTTTCCGCCGCGAAGCTCAAGTCAGTCACAGTCGTTGAACCCGATGCGACTGCCGGAGAGATTCTTCAGCCCGTTGCAATGACTGCCGCCGCTACGAAATTGCAGCGCCCGCACGCCTCGATCAGCCGACTGCAAGACCCTAAGACTAGAGAACGAAGACGCGCCGGCACCCCGCCGCTGAAGGGccgcaagggcaagggcgcAGAAATACAAGATGAGGACCACGAGATGAAGATTGTGGATCCGGTCCGGGCCGCGCTGACatggaaggaggaagagataACGATTTACGACccagaggacgaggacgacgacggcacagGCATCAATGGAGTTGGGTTCATGCCGACGGCCGCCATGGCCTACGCGCGGACGCAGAAGCGACGGCTGCAGCTGGCCGAGTACAAGAAACGGGAGGAAAGCGAGGCTAGGGCCCGGCGCAACCAGCGGCGAAGGGGCAGCGGCCCTGGCTTGGTTTCCAAGCTAGACTCCAAGTCATctggcagcggcggcggcggcagcgtgCGAAAGGTTCGTTTCACGGAGGTAGAACCGAATCCGGTCGCGACGAACGTGTGAGAGCGGCAATCATGGGCACTCAGCTAGACGACGGGCGAATGGCATGCTCTTTGCCCCTTTTACGTATGGCTTGGTCGGAGTACACTCGCGGAAGGCGTTGACTGGCGTTTTTTGGGCACGGGCGTTTAAGGAACGCAAGGCAAGGTTGCACCAATCTCTGCAATTGACGCTTTCACAATGCAATGCGACTGTCATTTGGATGGTGGCAAGGAAGGCTTTCTTATCAATTCTTCAACGCAGAAATGCCACGACGGGAACGAACGGATATGAGAACCAGGGGCGACAGGATGATTTAAATAGTCTTTCTTTTATACCCCAGACTGGAacggacgaagacgatgataCAGTCTTTCCTCACTGCACGCGTCGGGACCAACGCCGCTGGTGCATTTGTGCAACGGGAAAGAATATTGATACATGGGGATGCATATATCCTCAGaagcctccccccccaaatgGTTTCGATGGACAACGGGCGCGGTTACGGTTT includes these proteins:
- a CDS encoding Transcriptional regulator, producing the protein MPEARTRSDTGAQRSPSPAERVPYAGCARSAAARARQLCHLHPNTVFRRVYTSGKEPSSSHTIHHRSYAHQLRAATRTPGLQLTHFHNGNYKTQLVSSLSFCERMAPSDKKLETALLDTVRDVYKTDLDNLTVNFIRKRVESDLELEAGFFSSGKWKDKSKKLVKELATALMEGNADPDPESEEDASAKPKKTGKRQSADTSPPAKRRKRASAQKEEDLEDSGIESDKPEPKSKPKPKPKKAAPRKKKQDTPVIDSDSEPSPVKSNPSKARNGRASKIEDSGSDDLSSPPDSDEDALESQKAETEDEKPKAPLEKEVTASVDTKEDKPTGKNPQVTTERKDEVKPAMDDTSSELSDVIDEPPKPKRKKKEAGAGSKAPKPKKASAAPENPDDAEVKKLQSQLVKCGIRKIWGFELKQYGDDTKAKIRHLRELLKDIGMDGRFSEAKAKEIKERRELEADLEAVQEMNANWGAGGRSSRSKARGQPALKKATEDDVSVPENDKQNDDDDDEEQEAHIPSRARGKARADLAFLGDDDEESD
- a CDS encoding Aldose 1-epimerase; its protein translation is MADAPFEFLPLGAILQSFKVKGVNIVQGFPTQELYEKHNSPYFGVTVGRVANRLESAQLKSLNGGKTYKLAANDGANNLHGGLKPWSSLIWDGPKPVGVREIPGVDGLEGGESVEFSLTSPDGDEGFPGTVKVKVTYTAGTQKVDGKEVSVLGMEYEAQLVDGADETAINMTNHSYFNLTGDQTFAGTVATLATNAHLPRENGIPTGGPVSFPGIEGGKPFELGVDGPAVDDCFVVTGEPGSVPIDTRGEALKLHVHARHPKNGVNLEVLSTEPAFQFYTGEGIDVPAVGGTPARGKRSGFCVEPSRWVNAINVPEWKDQMLLKKGETYGTRIVYKAWSE